Proteins encoded in a region of the Halobacteriovoraceae bacterium genome:
- a CDS encoding FHA domain-containing protein, which translates to MFSTAQEMNYLKITAYKEGEVLYQRNLDQSQLIVGRAPNCDILINDPSVSYYHAIINLAGPDSGKIIDLDTINGTFINGDKKEEIFFSLGDVIRFGSVDFYIEETHIEDDIEDVNQETSIIDVTTFREHFVEKRPVEGLSIIDGEYCDIKFDEPELERLDIPVYEYKYDYSDFIDTEVAPENDLGIQKDSSGDSIEVTTLSNGNIISTRYLPLKNRTYTLGDSKKRNNIRLEIFEDTLFPFISIKNGNITIHKIDQFKAYNLANIQNPIFSDDSVHSLEEGENLLFTYNSVQLLIKIVPKPPALKFAPFFGRDRKFQMHLFKVTGLLFACVLSLLLVDVTTLKEEDVEETPVIYKKVVKAPIPSEQPTSEKISDDKPPGQKEEKQPEKEVAKAKEGEPKPEPKKEKKVPQNKKLEKVAEVKKTEEKKEQRPKKPKIKAYNFKFENSLSAITNNTNTPKKVTVNKADAQLAVNTGLTNSLNKSSEIKTQSTTKIGNLGSDRDGFKNKSYGTYGLSSKKGVDTAYVEPETVVLGSIDPEVLRKILQEYLPQFRHCYQKELQVNEQVKGIIDLQFTIGHDGKVTKSQVLAKRSRFTKRGTNCMKQVLGVIQFPKPKGGGQVDVRQPLNFFSENQKI; encoded by the coding sequence ATGTTTTCGACTGCGCAGGAAATGAATTACTTAAAAATTACGGCCTACAAAGAGGGAGAGGTCCTGTATCAACGCAATCTTGATCAGTCACAACTTATTGTAGGAAGAGCGCCTAATTGCGATATTTTAATTAATGACCCATCTGTCTCTTATTATCACGCCATTATCAATTTAGCGGGCCCGGACTCTGGGAAAATAATCGACCTGGATACTATTAATGGTACATTCATCAATGGAGATAAAAAGGAAGAAATATTTTTTTCTCTAGGTGATGTTATACGTTTTGGAAGTGTTGATTTTTATATTGAAGAAACACATATTGAAGATGACATTGAAGACGTTAATCAGGAAACCTCAATTATAGATGTAACTACTTTTAGAGAACATTTTGTAGAAAAAAGACCAGTTGAAGGTCTTTCAATTATTGATGGTGAGTACTGCGATATCAAATTTGATGAGCCTGAGCTTGAACGCTTAGATATTCCTGTCTATGAATATAAATATGATTATTCAGACTTTATCGATACAGAAGTCGCTCCAGAAAATGATCTCGGTATACAAAAAGATAGTTCAGGGGACAGTATTGAAGTAACAACATTATCAAATGGGAATATAATTAGCACCAGATATTTACCTTTAAAAAACAGAACATATACTCTAGGAGATAGTAAAAAAAGAAATAATATTCGACTTGAAATCTTTGAGGATACATTATTTCCTTTTATTTCCATCAAAAATGGTAATATCACCATCCATAAGATTGATCAGTTTAAGGCCTATAATTTGGCAAATATTCAAAATCCAATATTTAGCGATGATTCTGTACATTCATTAGAAGAAGGAGAAAATCTTCTTTTCACATATAATTCTGTTCAGTTACTTATAAAGATCGTTCCCAAACCACCAGCTTTGAAATTTGCACCATTTTTTGGCCGAGACAGAAAGTTTCAGATGCATTTATTCAAAGTCACTGGACTTTTATTTGCCTGTGTTTTATCGCTTTTGCTTGTAGATGTAACAACTCTCAAAGAAGAAGATGTAGAAGAAACTCCTGTCATCTATAAAAAAGTTGTCAAGGCACCTATACCTTCCGAACAACCCACATCTGAGAAAATATCAGATGATAAACCGCCTGGTCAAAAAGAAGAAAAACAGCCAGAAAAAGAAGTGGCAAAAGCAAAAGAAGGAGAACCAAAACCGGAGCCTAAAAAAGAAAAAAAAGTACCGCAGAACAAGAAGTTAGAGAAGGTGGCAGAAGTTAAAAAAACTGAAGAAAAGAAAGAGCAAAGACCAAAGAAACCTAAAATAAAGGCCTATAATTTCAAATTCGAAAACTCACTAAGTGCGATTACAAATAACACGAATACACCTAAAAAAGTCACAGTCAATAAGGCCGATGCCCAACTTGCTGTAAATACTGGTTTAACAAATTCACTCAATAAATCCTCTGAAATTAAAACTCAATCCACTACTAAAATCGGAAACTTAGGCTCCGATCGTGATGGATTCAAAAACAAGTCATATGGAACTTATGGTCTATCGTCTAAAAAAGGAGTTGATACGGCCTATGTGGAACCAGAAACTGTTGTTCTTGGATCCATTGACCCTGAAGTTTTAAGAAAAATACTACAAGAATATCTCCCCCAATTTAGACATTGTTATCAAAAGGAACTGCAAGTTAACGAACAAGTAAAAGGTATTATTGATCTGCAATTCACTATTGGGCACGATGGTAAAGTTACCAAATCTCAAGTCTTGGCAAAAAGGTCAAGATTCACCAAACGAGGTACAAATTGTATGAAACAAGTTTTGGGTGTTATTCAGTTCCCTAAACCCAAGGGCGGTGGTCAAGTTGATGTTAGACAGCCTCTTAATTTTTTCTCGGAAAATCAGAAGATTTAA
- a CDS encoding tetratricopeptide repeat protein gives MRFFILLLFLDFSLIASAEDSVDKFQQNRWHKLMKAVNREILLIEKVKKKSAQLEYRLLELYTEKIGLIKTKENNSYLSSSPKKREQFGRDYFFRESKKLNIKVERFGINILSKYPHFRSRPDVYYTLALNSRDYGDNNQTEKYLLRALAEQSISKGTQYNAWTSLGDHYYNEKQYEKAIKYYNYALKRPGDEWYTKHLFNNAWCYFKIKKHTKAIELLKLSYTESLTKKYIDMSEQIFNSVGLFHIHAGKIPEGVLFYLKNVNDPSEYLIKMSKSTTENGDYKETLLVLNSGLKKSIRYKQKESIGNYQLEYLNVYKQFKKFSNFYNTSIKLLKMKRSKQLNDSQTLDAIEKIKEIVGLHQLTLTRNGKIKIKDFDPKLLKRVISYFNILIGLDPKDRSNYEYLQGETFFSLSKYKDAIIYYKKSFETIEKNSKNNLKQVVKDDKSRKNIDAILSSLEKVELTKKSRDYELEYAYNKFITYWPQDQNSSKIFENLYALYFTNKKYVEAVEVIKKFNQHYKESVNLQRKMLTSVIDIRIKEKNTPRVNYWIKQMRSGYLSFEKSYIDKAEVILANLLFEDFDKLSKNGKNSEAIVGYKKIFDDERYPKSVKAKAAYNSSILYLKINETSKSSSWLKTALSYFSSKEVNEIRSDLNSMSIRYFKLQDFENSIKLTKFLLERYCNEKYDLKNEIFERYHSLNLVISDHNEIFNSFKFLDKCSLPNTLISDLYHKTLLHYADGLDSDNMIKLYDHFKSRFQQYNTEYFVTYFEIYKINKYNGEESKKKKIQKLLDSLVQSHFNIENKSINQYLTYKDFENFSENIPKQLNFKLYSLPSNKDFDENHYNKSLEEKFQLLKDISNTSNRFISSGDPEQILRSYEILISFYEELKKQIENFTPPKMPKEYITGFKGAMKQVIHNLDKEIKSFNTISESILKDTDIMAINHTILQKNQLIKKINHRYPASLKTGTIDLVGANK, from the coding sequence ATGCGTTTTTTTATTCTCCTTTTATTTTTAGATTTTTCACTCATAGCGAGTGCAGAAGATTCTGTTGATAAATTTCAACAGAATCGATGGCATAAGCTCATGAAGGCAGTAAACAGAGAGATTCTACTTATTGAAAAAGTGAAAAAGAAAAGTGCACAACTTGAATACCGATTATTAGAACTTTACACAGAGAAAATTGGACTTATCAAGACAAAAGAAAACAATTCATATCTTTCATCATCTCCAAAAAAAAGAGAGCAATTTGGAAGGGATTACTTTTTTAGAGAATCTAAAAAATTAAATATCAAAGTAGAACGTTTTGGTATAAATATTTTATCAAAATATCCCCACTTTAGATCTAGACCAGATGTTTACTACACGCTTGCTCTAAATTCGAGAGATTATGGAGACAATAACCAAACGGAAAAATATTTATTAAGGGCCCTGGCCGAGCAGTCAATATCAAAAGGTACACAGTACAATGCGTGGACGTCTTTAGGAGATCATTACTACAATGAAAAACAATATGAAAAGGCGATCAAGTATTATAATTACGCTTTAAAAAGGCCTGGGGATGAGTGGTATACCAAGCACCTTTTTAATAACGCCTGGTGCTATTTTAAAATAAAAAAACACACAAAGGCAATAGAGCTTTTAAAACTTTCATATACAGAGAGTTTAACAAAAAAGTATATTGATATGTCTGAACAAATATTTAATTCTGTTGGTTTATTTCATATTCACGCAGGTAAAATACCTGAAGGTGTTCTCTTTTATTTAAAAAATGTAAATGATCCTTCTGAATATTTAATCAAAATGTCTAAATCTACAACTGAAAATGGAGATTATAAAGAAACACTTTTAGTTTTAAATTCTGGATTGAAAAAGTCTATTCGTTACAAACAAAAAGAATCAATTGGGAATTATCAGCTTGAATATTTAAATGTTTATAAACAGTTCAAAAAATTCAGTAACTTTTACAATACTTCTATCAAACTTCTTAAAATGAAAAGAAGTAAGCAACTTAACGATTCTCAAACACTCGATGCGATAGAAAAAATTAAAGAAATTGTTGGCCTTCATCAGTTAACATTAACCAGAAATGGGAAAATAAAAATAAAAGACTTTGATCCTAAATTACTTAAACGAGTCATAAGTTATTTTAATATACTTATAGGATTAGATCCAAAAGATAGATCAAATTACGAATACCTGCAAGGAGAGACATTCTTCTCATTATCTAAATACAAAGATGCAATTATTTATTATAAAAAATCGTTTGAGACAATAGAAAAAAATAGCAAGAATAACTTAAAACAAGTAGTAAAAGATGATAAAAGTAGAAAGAACATTGATGCTATTTTAAGTTCGTTAGAAAAAGTTGAATTGACTAAAAAATCACGTGATTACGAGTTAGAATATGCCTACAATAAATTTATTACCTATTGGCCTCAAGATCAAAATAGTTCAAAAATATTTGAAAATTTATATGCCCTTTATTTTACGAATAAAAAATATGTTGAAGCAGTTGAAGTGATTAAAAAATTCAATCAACATTATAAAGAAAGTGTAAATTTACAACGAAAGATGCTCACAAGTGTTATTGATATAAGAATTAAAGAAAAAAATACTCCAAGGGTAAATTACTGGATCAAACAAATGAGATCTGGCTATTTAAGTTTCGAGAAAAGTTATATTGATAAAGCAGAAGTTATTTTAGCGAATTTACTTTTTGAAGATTTCGATAAACTATCTAAAAATGGTAAAAATAGCGAAGCGATTGTTGGTTATAAAAAAATCTTTGACGATGAAAGATATCCTAAATCAGTTAAAGCAAAAGCTGCTTATAACTCTTCAATACTCTATTTAAAAATAAATGAAACGAGCAAATCATCGAGCTGGTTAAAAACTGCCCTAAGTTATTTTTCATCTAAAGAGGTAAATGAAATCAGAAGTGATTTAAATAGTATGTCTATTAGATATTTCAAACTACAAGATTTTGAAAATTCAATTAAACTCACTAAGTTTCTACTAGAAAGATACTGTAATGAAAAATACGATCTAAAAAATGAAATTTTTGAAAGATACCACTCTCTAAATTTGGTTATAAGTGACCATAATGAAATTTTTAATAGTTTCAAATTTCTTGATAAATGTAGTCTACCAAATACACTAATCAGTGATCTCTATCATAAAACACTTTTGCATTACGCTGATGGTTTAGATTCAGATAATATGATTAAATTATATGATCATTTCAAATCACGTTTTCAACAATATAATACAGAATATTTTGTTACCTATTTTGAAATCTATAAAATTAATAAATATAACGGGGAAGAATCAAAAAAGAAAAAAATCCAAAAGTTACTTGATTCTCTTGTACAATCTCATTTTAATATCGAGAATAAAAGTATTAATCAGTATTTAACATATAAAGATTTTGAAAATTTTTCTGAGAATATTCCAAAACAGTTAAACTTTAAATTATATTCGTTACCGTCAAACAAAGATTTTGATGAAAATCACTACAATAAATCTCTAGAAGAAAAATTTCAGCTATTAAAAGATATTTCAAATACCTCAAACCGTTTTATTAGTAGTGGTGATCCAGAGCAAATTCTTCGTTCCTATGAAATTTTGATATCTTTTTATGAAGAGCTAAAAAAACAAATCGAAAATTTCACTCCTCCCAAAATGCCAAAAGAGTATATTACAGGTTTTAAAGGAGCAATGAAACAAGTAATACATAATTTGGATAAAGAGATCAAATCATTTAATACTATTTCAGAAAGTATTCTAAAAGATACAGATATCATGGCAATTAATCACACCATTTTACAAAAAAACCAATTAATCAAAAAAATCAACCATCGATATCCTGCGTCTCTCAAGACAGGAACGATAGATCTTGTGGGAGCGAATAAATGA